One window of Chloroflexus aggregans DSM 9485 genomic DNA carries:
- the fabF gene encoding beta-ketoacyl-ACP synthase II — protein MDRRVVVTGMGAISPLGLSVAELWQGIVTARSGVGPITLFDPTGFDTTFAAEVKGFDPTNYMDRKEARRTDRFVQFAVAATKEALRDAELDITPANRDEIGVFIASGIGGIATLSEQLEVLRSRGPGRISPFLIPAMITNLAAGQVSIVTGARGPSYCVTSACASSAHAIGEAAETIRRGWAKAMIVGGSEASITPIGVAGFNAMRALSTRNEDYTHASRPFDAERDGFVMGEGAAVLILEDLEFALARGARILAEIVGYGATSDAYHISNLAEDGEGVARAIRLALKRGGIAPSEVDYINAHATSTPAGDPVETAAIKQVFGGREQSPPVSASKSQFGHLLGAAGAIEAVVTVLAMQHNLLPATINLQNPDPACDLDFVPNQPRPAQIEVALSNSFGFGGHNVCLAFRKYHA, from the coding sequence CAGCCCACTTGGTCTGAGTGTAGCTGAACTCTGGCAAGGGATCGTCACCGCGCGTAGTGGCGTCGGCCCGATCACCCTGTTCGATCCAACCGGGTTTGATACGACCTTTGCCGCGGAGGTGAAAGGGTTTGATCCGACCAACTATATGGATCGCAAAGAGGCGCGCCGCACCGATCGTTTCGTCCAGTTTGCCGTGGCCGCTACCAAAGAGGCGCTGCGCGACGCCGAGTTAGACATTACCCCGGCCAACCGCGATGAGATCGGCGTCTTTATTGCGAGCGGGATCGGTGGGATTGCAACCCTCTCTGAGCAATTGGAGGTGCTCCGTAGTCGCGGGCCGGGCCGGATCAGCCCGTTCCTCATTCCGGCGATGATCACCAACCTTGCTGCGGGGCAGGTCTCAATTGTCACCGGTGCGCGTGGGCCGAGTTATTGCGTAACTTCAGCGTGTGCCAGCTCGGCGCATGCGATTGGCGAAGCTGCCGAGACGATCCGACGCGGATGGGCAAAGGCGATGATCGTCGGGGGGAGCGAAGCGAGTATTACCCCCATCGGCGTGGCCGGTTTCAACGCGATGCGGGCGCTCTCGACCCGTAACGAAGACTATACCCACGCTTCACGCCCCTTTGACGCCGAGCGCGACGGTTTTGTGATGGGCGAAGGCGCAGCGGTGCTGATCCTCGAAGACCTTGAGTTTGCCCTTGCTCGTGGGGCACGGATCTTGGCCGAGATTGTCGGTTACGGGGCAACTTCCGATGCCTACCACATTTCAAACCTCGCCGAAGACGGTGAAGGAGTAGCGCGAGCGATCCGGTTGGCGTTGAAACGCGGCGGTATTGCACCGAGCGAAGTTGACTATATTAACGCTCACGCAACGTCAACGCCGGCCGGCGATCCGGTGGAGACAGCGGCGATCAAGCAGGTGTTCGGCGGACGTGAGCAATCACCGCCGGTCAGCGCCAGCAAATCGCAATTCGGGCATCTCCTCGGTGCAGCCGGTGCGATTGAGGCGGTGGTAACGGTGTTGGCTATGCAGCATAATCTGTTGCCGGCCACGATCAATCTCCAGAACCCCGATCCGGCCTGCGATCTGGATTTTGTGCCCAATCAGCCACGTCCGGCCCAGATCGAAGTAGCCCTAAGCAATTCATTTGGCTTTGGGGGGCATAACGTCTGCCTCGCCTTCCGCAAGTATCACGCATAA
- the rnc gene encoding ribonuclease III → MVERLAELERALGITFRDRKLLQTALMHRSLFNEQPHLLSNLSDNERLEFLGDSVLHFVTTTWLFQQFPHQNESTLTSWRAALVSTKGLAECAATLNLGQYAFLSRGEDTPKGRQRSKLLADLFEAVIGAIYLDQGLEAARAFIEPFLHERIGTLQTAVLDPTTRLQEIVQSRHKQLPKYYLIDERGPDHQREYVMAVTVEGHEYTGTGPSKKAAKKAAAQAALADIDR, encoded by the coding sequence ATGGTCGAACGATTAGCAGAGCTTGAACGGGCACTCGGTATCACGTTTCGTGATCGCAAACTGCTCCAAACGGCGCTAATGCACCGTTCGCTGTTCAACGAGCAGCCACACTTACTCAGTAACCTTAGCGATAATGAACGGCTGGAGTTTCTCGGCGACTCGGTGTTGCATTTTGTTACAACAACGTGGCTATTCCAGCAGTTTCCTCATCAGAATGAGAGCACCCTGACCAGTTGGCGCGCGGCACTCGTGAGCACGAAAGGGTTAGCTGAATGTGCCGCTACGCTGAATCTTGGTCAGTATGCCTTTTTGTCACGCGGTGAAGATACACCAAAGGGGCGACAACGCTCAAAGTTACTCGCCGATTTGTTTGAAGCTGTGATTGGGGCCATCTACCTCGATCAAGGGTTAGAAGCGGCACGGGCCTTTATTGAGCCGTTTTTGCACGAACGGATCGGTACCCTTCAGACTGCCGTACTCGACCCAACGACTCGTTTACAAGAGATTGTGCAAAGTCGACATAAACAATTACCCAAGTACTACCTGATTGACGAACGTGGCCCTGATCATCAGCGCGAGTATGTGATGGCGGTAACGGTGGAAGGACATGAATATACCGGCACCGGACCCAGCAAGAAAGCCGCTAAGAAAGCAGCAGCGCAGGCTGCACTTGCCGATATAGACCGGTAA
- a CDS encoding SDR family oxidoreductase has translation MGNTFLITGGTGYLGNTLIRHARARGLPIVATFHRQTPPPSTDITWYPLDLRDPTAVRRLITEVQPAVIIHTAFRQYEPDLMAITGEGAGHVAAAAAEIGARLIHMSSDVIFDGEKAGAYTEADPPNPITDYGRAKARAEELVQHHHPHAAIVRTSLIYGFDPLDRHSAFALAVARGERTEKLFYDELRCPVFVDDLAAALLDLAQSDYRGVINLAGAETLSRYEWGRLLAQAHGLDPDRIVGALSAESPTPRPRNCALDISRALGLGYRLRGAREVLRTMGRLPALD, from the coding sequence ATGGGAAATACCTTTTTAATTACCGGTGGTACCGGTTATCTGGGCAACACGTTGATTCGCCATGCCCGCGCGCGTGGCCTACCGATTGTGGCGACTTTTCATCGCCAAACGCCACCGCCAAGCACTGACATCACGTGGTATCCTCTCGATCTACGCGACCCGACTGCTGTCCGGCGGTTGATTACCGAGGTGCAACCGGCAGTCATTATTCATACTGCCTTTCGCCAATACGAACCCGACCTGATGGCGATTACCGGCGAAGGCGCCGGACATGTGGCAGCAGCCGCGGCAGAGATTGGAGCACGCCTTATTCATATGTCAAGTGACGTCATTTTTGACGGTGAGAAGGCAGGCGCCTACACCGAGGCCGATCCGCCCAACCCGATTACCGACTATGGCCGGGCCAAAGCGCGTGCGGAGGAGTTGGTGCAACACCATCATCCGCACGCCGCGATTGTGCGTACCTCGCTCATCTACGGCTTTGATCCGCTCGACCGCCACAGCGCCTTTGCACTGGCTGTAGCGCGTGGCGAACGGACGGAGAAACTCTTCTACGACGAGCTACGCTGTCCCGTGTTCGTTGATGATCTGGCAGCGGCGCTGCTCGATCTGGCGCAGAGTGATTATCGCGGGGTGATCAATCTGGCCGGTGCCGAGACACTCAGCCGCTACGAGTGGGGCCGTTTACTGGCTCAGGCCCACGGGCTTGACCCCGACCGTATCGTCGGCGCACTCAGCGCCGAAAGCCCCACCCCGCGCCCGCGCAACTGCGCGCTTGACATCAGCCGTGCGCTTGGGTTGGGCTACCGGCTGCGCGGTGCGCGCGAGGTGTTGCGCACTATGGGCCGGTTGCCGGCGCTTGATTAA
- a CDS encoding zinc-dependent alcohol dehydrogenase family protein — protein MRAVYYEAFGQMPWLANLPDPTPTPDGVVLAVRATGLCRSDWHAWMGHDPDIRLPHVPGHELAGEVVAVGARVTRWRIGDRVTVPFVCACGVCPQCQAGQQQVCDHQFQPGFTHWGSFAEYVAIDRADLNLVRLPDDMTYVTAASLGCRFATAFRAVVDLAKVSAGEWVAVYGCGGVGLSAIMLAHALGGQVIGIDINPERLALARDLGAVAVVNAATEADVVGVVRELSRGGVHIAIDALGSPTTCANAIASLRKRGRHVQVGLLLAEQRMPPLPMDIVVARELVIMGSHGMQAHRYDAMLDLIQSGKVQPQRLIGRTIRLDEAPVALVDLDSFRGAGVTVITEF, from the coding sequence ATGCGTGCAGTTTACTACGAAGCCTTTGGTCAAATGCCATGGCTTGCCAACCTGCCTGATCCTACGCCAACCCCTGATGGAGTAGTGCTGGCCGTGCGCGCGACCGGCCTCTGCCGTAGCGATTGGCACGCCTGGATGGGGCATGATCCCGATATTCGGTTACCACATGTGCCGGGTCATGAATTGGCCGGTGAAGTAGTGGCCGTCGGTGCGCGGGTAACTCGCTGGCGGATCGGTGATCGGGTGACGGTACCGTTTGTCTGCGCCTGTGGTGTTTGTCCGCAGTGTCAGGCCGGTCAGCAGCAGGTGTGCGATCACCAGTTTCAGCCGGGCTTTACCCATTGGGGATCGTTCGCCGAATATGTGGCTATCGACCGTGCCGATCTCAATCTGGTCCGCCTGCCGGATGATATGACCTACGTGACGGCGGCCAGTCTCGGTTGTCGTTTTGCTACTGCCTTCCGTGCAGTTGTTGATCTGGCGAAGGTGAGCGCCGGTGAGTGGGTGGCAGTCTATGGCTGCGGTGGAGTTGGCTTGTCGGCGATCATGCTGGCTCATGCGTTAGGTGGGCAGGTGATAGGGATCGATATTAATCCCGAACGTCTCGCACTCGCCCGTGATCTTGGTGCTGTGGCCGTGGTTAATGCTGCTACCGAAGCTGATGTTGTCGGGGTTGTTCGAGAGTTAAGTCGTGGTGGGGTACATATCGCAATCGATGCTTTGGGTAGCCCCACTACCTGTGCCAACGCGATCGCGAGTCTGCGCAAACGAGGACGTCACGTGCAGGTAGGTCTGCTGTTGGCCGAGCAACGTATGCCACCGCTGCCGATGGATATTGTGGTAGCCCGCGAGCTGGTGATTATGGGTAGTCACGGCATGCAAGCCCATCGGTATGATGCCATGCTCGATCTGATCCAATCGGGAAAGGTCCAGCCGCAACGCTTGATCGGGCGCACGATCCGGCTGGACGAAGCGCCGGTGGCGCTGGTCGATCTCGATAGCTTTCGTGGGGCGGGGGTGACGGTGATTACCGAATTCTAA
- a CDS encoding ATP-dependent helicase gives MEHLNHLNPAQRAAVTAPIGPVLVKAGAGSGKTRVLTLRIAYLITHYGVSPSQILAVTFTNKAAREMRERLRGLLGSRIRGLTSGTFHAICTRILRESIEGRLKGYTASFSIYAGDEQLQLAAEALAGVSETPPRMIEADEVLRLISRAKSRMLTPRLMARFATDPLDRFVAACYRRYQRALEQANALDFDDLILTAYRLLSEDHDLLATYQQRWPHVLVDEYQDTDPSQHALIELLTRPTAHRPRSLFVVGDAMQSIYGFRNADHNIINRFTVDFPDAQVIELTTNYRSRQPILDAAYAIIRHSRSVSPMELRAAATVAAERSVLISEAKDSREEAEQVARSIAELQRQGRRLREMAVLYRTRHMSRPLEQALRHARLPYVVRGSVSFFDRAVVRDAIAYLRCIANPADNLSLTRIANVPARGLGGQALATIAAFASAQSIPLSEALGHAPVIPRLSPRAVEGARRLFALLQRWRRLATGTMPPDHLLADVLEQSGYMAALAERFDAEELAEARAHLQELLRAAEEHTELSAFLQEIALMTNADDDDDERDRVQLLTIHAAKGLEWPFVFVVGLEEGTLPHERSLGDPSALEEERRLCYVAFTRAAERLYLSWTASRNRGQRLKPSRFLEEVLAFGRERARQAKQ, from the coding sequence ATGGAACACCTCAACCATCTCAATCCGGCGCAGCGGGCTGCCGTTACTGCACCGATCGGGCCTGTGCTGGTTAAGGCCGGCGCCGGCAGCGGCAAGACGCGCGTGCTGACGTTGCGCATTGCCTATTTGATTACCCATTACGGCGTGTCGCCGTCGCAGATATTGGCCGTCACCTTTACCAACAAGGCGGCGCGCGAGATGCGCGAGCGGTTGCGTGGGTTGCTCGGCTCGCGCATCCGCGGCTTGACGAGCGGCACCTTTCACGCGATCTGCACCCGCATCCTGCGCGAGTCGATTGAAGGCCGCCTGAAGGGCTATACCGCATCGTTCTCGATCTACGCCGGTGATGAACAGTTGCAATTGGCTGCCGAGGCGTTGGCCGGTGTCTCGGAGACGCCACCGCGAATGATCGAAGCAGATGAGGTGCTACGCCTCATTTCACGTGCCAAAAGCCGGATGCTCACCCCTCGTCTGATGGCGCGGTTTGCGACCGATCCGCTCGACCGGTTCGTCGCCGCGTGCTACCGTCGCTATCAGCGTGCTCTCGAACAGGCCAATGCGCTCGATTTCGATGACCTGATCCTCACCGCCTACCGCCTGCTCAGCGAAGACCATGATCTGTTGGCGACCTACCAGCAGCGCTGGCCGCACGTGCTCGTCGATGAGTATCAGGATACCGATCCGAGCCAGCACGCGCTGATCGAGTTACTCACCCGCCCGACCGCACATCGTCCGCGTTCCCTGTTCGTGGTCGGTGATGCGATGCAGAGCATCTACGGCTTCCGCAACGCCGATCACAACATTATCAACCGCTTTACGGTTGACTTCCCCGACGCGCAGGTGATCGAGCTGACGACCAATTACCGTTCACGGCAACCCATTCTCGATGCGGCATATGCGATTATTCGCCACAGCCGCAGTGTATCGCCGATGGAGCTACGTGCTGCGGCGACGGTTGCCGCCGAGCGAAGTGTGTTGATCAGCGAGGCAAAGGATAGCCGTGAGGAGGCAGAGCAGGTAGCACGCTCGATTGCCGAATTGCAACGGCAAGGTCGCCGACTGCGCGAGATGGCCGTCCTTTACCGTACACGCCACATGAGCCGTCCACTCGAACAGGCTCTACGCCACGCCCGCCTGCCTTACGTCGTGCGGGGCAGCGTCAGTTTCTTTGACCGAGCAGTTGTGCGCGATGCCATAGCCTATCTCCGCTGTATCGCCAACCCCGCCGATAACCTCAGCCTTACCCGCATTGCCAATGTACCGGCGCGTGGGTTAGGCGGGCAAGCGCTGGCGACCATTGCAGCCTTCGCTTCCGCCCAATCGATTCCGCTCAGCGAGGCACTCGGTCATGCCCCCGTCATACCTAGGCTAAGCCCACGTGCAGTCGAAGGAGCACGCCGACTGTTTGCCCTCCTCCAACGGTGGCGGCGATTGGCCACCGGCACCATGCCGCCCGATCATCTGTTAGCCGATGTGCTGGAGCAGAGCGGTTATATGGCCGCTTTAGCCGAACGGTTCGACGCCGAAGAGCTGGCCGAAGCACGCGCCCATCTGCAAGAATTGCTCCGCGCCGCCGAAGAGCATACCGAGCTGAGTGCATTTTTGCAAGAAATCGCCCTGATGACCAACGCTGACGATGATGACGATGAACGGGATCGGGTGCAACTGCTGACCATTCACGCCGCCAAAGGATTAGAATGGCCCTTCGTGTTCGTAGTAGGGTTAGAAGAGGGAACCCTCCCCCACGAACGCAGTCTCGGCGATCCCAGTGCTCTCGAAGAAGAGCGTCGTCTGTGTTATGTTGCGTTCACCCGCGCCGCCGAACGGCTCTATCTTTCGTGGACGGCCAGCCGCAACCGCGGCCAGCGCCTCAAACCATCTCGCTTTCTCGAAGAGGTATTGGCCTTTGGTCGCGAACGAGCACGACAAGCCAAACAGTGA
- a CDS encoding protein kinase domain-containing protein, with translation MSNLHSFAHGEPWPPADQELELREYRLHEQIGQDELSLIYRATHQTLNRPVYVFILRRHDWISNSRFQLAARLAASLSHSHLLPVIDAGHDEHYGDYMVTPYIAGRSLNEILQEGPPDLTLAVRIITQIAAVLDYLHEQQVVHRDVQPANILVTPEGNAYLTNLSLAAVPDAPLDWSMLSEADYLTPYSAPELKLAQAEAHPSLDIYSLGAVAYHLLSGELPPTGMIVDLDLHDKPQACVLAERVLLRMLSPQPNLRFSTASAAANALRLALRSLLDQNTIDMEESRWEDCAEWFENPLELALSSELANLAEQFNDFLTEARKRADTFHRRDYLRKWLNRWSRQKPFRRPSLGQLIEFELIASYNIYFYTLKVLYEQRSPPQLRSRPMRNDERPVAERALDVWATPLPVHRDFTSEPGGEVILPGSRRFFTCTGCQGSGQVVCPQCQGKGVIKPKARRGEPDPVEQPCDRCKGYQRVRCETCDGNGNLVEEKFFTWSRWVVELENDDDSEDLPQQVQRLLKQQAREIYESEIDLYDSRWHSVGPLSRLIEEAIAKAGEHGRPIQAKLTIRGVMMTEISGMLDDQECRLYVIGSGENEKLVSTVSLLNLERLALVVVAVLFLVVVAITAIMLL, from the coding sequence ATGAGTAACCTACACTCTTTCGCCCACGGCGAACCATGGCCTCCTGCCGATCAGGAGCTTGAACTTCGTGAGTATCGCTTGCATGAACAGATTGGGCAAGACGAGCTTTCCCTGATCTATCGCGCTACCCATCAGACCCTCAACCGCCCGGTCTACGTTTTCATATTGCGCCGCCACGATTGGATCTCAAACAGCCGATTTCAATTAGCCGCTCGGCTCGCTGCAAGCTTGAGTCATTCCCACTTACTACCGGTGATCGACGCCGGTCATGATGAACACTACGGCGATTATATGGTCACGCCGTACATCGCCGGCCGCTCACTGAATGAGATATTGCAAGAAGGCCCACCGGACCTGACATTAGCGGTACGCATTATCACCCAAATCGCTGCCGTCCTCGATTATCTCCACGAGCAGCAAGTTGTTCATCGTGATGTCCAGCCGGCGAATATTCTGGTAACCCCGGAGGGGAATGCGTACCTGACCAACCTAAGCCTCGCTGCCGTGCCTGATGCTCCACTCGATTGGAGTATGCTAAGTGAAGCCGATTATCTCACACCATATTCAGCGCCTGAATTGAAACTCGCTCAGGCTGAAGCTCACCCCTCGCTCGATATTTACAGTCTTGGAGCAGTCGCTTATCACTTGCTTAGTGGTGAGCTACCACCCACCGGCATGATCGTCGATCTTGACTTGCACGATAAACCACAAGCTTGTGTGCTCGCCGAACGGGTGTTGTTACGCATGCTCTCGCCCCAACCGAATCTGCGCTTCAGTACCGCCAGCGCGGCTGCAAATGCGTTACGACTCGCCCTACGTTCTCTCCTCGATCAGAATACGATCGATATGGAAGAGTCGCGTTGGGAGGATTGTGCCGAGTGGTTTGAGAATCCACTCGAATTGGCCCTCAGTTCTGAGTTAGCCAATCTTGCTGAGCAATTTAACGATTTTCTGACCGAGGCACGCAAACGGGCGGATACCTTTCATCGCCGTGACTATCTGCGTAAGTGGCTCAACCGTTGGAGCCGCCAGAAACCATTTCGTCGCCCATCACTCGGTCAACTGATCGAGTTTGAGCTAATCGCCAGTTATAACATCTACTTCTACACGCTGAAAGTGCTCTACGAGCAACGTTCGCCACCGCAATTACGGTCTCGTCCGATGCGGAATGATGAACGTCCGGTGGCTGAGCGGGCATTAGATGTATGGGCAACGCCGCTGCCGGTTCACCGCGATTTCACATCTGAACCCGGCGGTGAGGTGATCTTACCCGGCTCACGCCGCTTTTTTACCTGCACCGGTTGTCAAGGTTCCGGCCAAGTGGTGTGTCCGCAGTGCCAGGGGAAAGGTGTGATCAAACCGAAAGCGCGTCGTGGAGAACCTGACCCGGTCGAACAACCATGCGACCGTTGTAAAGGATATCAACGGGTGCGGTGCGAAACATGTGATGGCAATGGCAATCTGGTTGAAGAGAAGTTCTTTACGTGGTCGCGGTGGGTTGTCGAGCTTGAGAACGATGATGATAGCGAAGATTTGCCGCAGCAAGTACAGCGATTGCTTAAGCAGCAGGCACGTGAGATATATGAAAGTGAGATCGATCTCTACGATAGCCGCTGGCATAGTGTCGGGCCGCTTAGCCGTTTGATCGAGGAGGCGATTGCTAAAGCGGGTGAGCACGGTCGCCCGATACAGGCGAAGTTGACGATCAGGGGTGTCATGATGACCGAGATCAGCGGCATGCTTGACGACCAAGAGTGTCGTCTGTATGTGATCGGGTCAGGTGAAAATGAGAAGCTGGTCAGCACCGTATCGCTGCTGAATCTAGAACGGCTCGCGCTTGTGGTGGTAGCTGTGCTGTTTCTCGTCGTCGTAGCGATCACGGCGATCATGTTATTGTAA